From Stenotrophomonas maltophilia, a single genomic window includes:
- the hisIE gene encoding bifunctional phosphoribosyl-AMP cyclohydrolase/phosphoribosyl-ATP diphosphatase HisIE has protein sequence MSIEVRPSPDALQALDWRKGEGLLPAVVQDADTLQVLMLGYVSAESLAATLAIGHMTFFSRSKQRLWTKGEQSGNVLVVQSIRVDCDADTLLVMARPAGPTCHTGAESCFDQAPKDFLGGLGQLVAMREAQRPPGSYTTSLFEGGIRRIAQKVGEEGVETALAAVAQDDEALLGEASDLLYHLLVLLRARGLSLDDARAVLEKRHR, from the coding sequence ATGTCTATTGAAGTAAGGCCGTCACCGGACGCCTTGCAGGCGCTGGACTGGCGCAAGGGCGAGGGCCTGCTGCCGGCGGTGGTGCAGGATGCCGATACCCTGCAGGTACTGATGCTGGGCTATGTGAGCGCCGAATCGCTGGCGGCCACGCTGGCGATCGGTCACATGACCTTTTTCAGCCGCAGCAAGCAGCGCTTGTGGACCAAGGGCGAGCAGTCCGGCAACGTGCTGGTGGTGCAGTCGATCCGTGTCGACTGCGACGCCGATACGCTGCTGGTGATGGCACGTCCGGCGGGACCGACCTGCCATACCGGTGCCGAAAGCTGTTTCGACCAGGCGCCGAAGGACTTCCTGGGCGGGCTGGGCCAGCTGGTGGCGATGCGCGAGGCGCAGCGCCCGCCGGGCAGCTACACGACCAGCCTGTTCGAGGGCGGCATCCGCCGTATCGCACAGAAGGTGGGCGAGGAGGGCGTGGAAACCGCACTGGCGGCGGTGGCGCAGGATGATGAGGCGTTGTTGGGCGAGGCCTCGGATCTGCTGTATCACCTGCTGGTACTGCTGCGCGCGCGCGGGCTGTCGCTGGACGATGCGCGGGCGGTGCTGGAAAAGCGCCATCGTTGA
- the hisF gene encoding imidazole glycerol phosphate synthase subunit HisF — MLSRRIIPCLDVRDGRVVKGVRFRDHVDMGDIAELAQRYRDQGADELVFYDIGASPEARSVDVAWIERIARLIDIPFCVAGGIDSVETARRVLFAGADKVSINSPALGRPQLITELADEFGVQCVVVGVDSVREADGQWRVRRFSGDPDKTQAVPVRTLDWIVEAQQRGAGEIVLNCMDSDGVRRGYDIAQLQQARALCQVPLIASGGAGAMEHFAEAFDQADVDGALAASVFHSGAIAIPELKRYLRGQQIEVRDVY, encoded by the coding sequence ATGTTGAGCCGCCGCATCATTCCCTGCCTGGATGTGCGCGATGGGCGCGTGGTCAAGGGCGTGCGCTTCCGCGATCACGTCGACATGGGCGACATCGCCGAGCTGGCACAGCGCTACCGCGACCAGGGCGCCGACGAGCTGGTGTTCTATGACATCGGCGCCAGCCCCGAGGCACGTTCGGTGGACGTGGCCTGGATCGAGCGCATCGCGCGCCTGATCGACATTCCGTTCTGCGTGGCCGGTGGCATCGACAGCGTGGAAACCGCGCGCCGCGTGCTGTTCGCCGGCGCCGACAAGGTGTCGATCAACTCGCCGGCGCTGGGCCGACCGCAGCTGATCACCGAGCTGGCGGACGAGTTCGGCGTACAGTGCGTAGTGGTTGGTGTCGACTCGGTACGCGAAGCTGACGGCCAGTGGCGGGTGCGCCGTTTCAGCGGCGACCCGGACAAGACCCAGGCGGTGCCGGTGCGCACCCTGGACTGGATCGTGGAGGCGCAGCAGCGAGGGGCCGGCGAAATCGTGCTGAACTGCATGGACAGCGATGGCGTGCGCCGTGGCTACGATATCGCCCAGCTGCAGCAGGCACGGGCCCTGTGCCAGGTGCCGCTGATCGCCTCCGGGGGTGCCGGTGCGATGGAGCATTTCGCCGAGGCCTTCGACCAGGCCGACGTCGACGGCGCTTTGGCTGCCAGTGTGTTCCACAGCGGCGCCATCGCCATTCCGGAATTGAAGCGCTACCTGCGCGGACAGCAGATCGAGGTGCGGGATGTCTATTGA